The Vicugna pacos chromosome 5, VicPac4, whole genome shotgun sequence genome includes the window TTGTATTTCGAATTTTGAGGGAGAAGAAGAGCCTCTATTTTAAGCATCATACTGTGATTTTTGTGCATGTAGCTAATTACTTAAACTAGCAGTAATTATTTAATAGATTATTTTGTTTCTCCGCTGTAATTCTTAATagaagatactttaaaaaagaaaaccaaagcttATTTACATTTTGTGCCTGCTGCTGTACCAGGTTTTAAACCAGAAATTTATGTGCATTTAATCTTTGATAATCAAGCTGTTGAAGAAATTGAGTCAAAATAATTTGTTAATTTTGGACCCAAAGGCATTATGTATTTGCTGGATTTACTAGTATCCAAGTTGAAAAGTGgtctttttttcaaatgaagaaataatagtACAGGCATTAGATTTTTTCATCCAAACTGGATCAAAAAACTCTTCAGACATTAGCAGTAATTAGTTGTCACTGCTTGTGAGCATATAACGGTGCCAGGTTTTTGCATATTCTTTGCTTCTTTGAGACAAATtctatattgttttaattttcattaccAATCTTAGCATTTGCCTAGAATAGTTTATAGAAAAGCTTACTGTTTACACTGAAAATGGTAAATAAATCTGTGTAGTCTCTACTGAAGAATTATTATTGGCCTTAATATTTTATGATACTGTAATTCATTTAACTAATACTACTAATATTTGTCTTGGAAGTAGCCAGTAACTTTATTAGTGACACTATTTTGGAgtagaaaactataattcatcATAACTACACTATGGAAAAGTGGCTCATCTCATTGTAATTctaaatttaagggaaaaaattgcGAAAATATGACTAAGGTGGTTTACTGTTACGTTAATGATATTGACTGCTGGGAAGTTATATGAGTATAGGTAGAgaaattttttcatttaactttGACATGGttttaaatgtaaagaaactGCAAGATAGTACAGTTTCTGTGCTGTTACACCGTGCACCCAGGTTCTCTAATGTTAACATCATTCATAATAATACATGATTCTCAAAACCAAGAAGTTAATCTGATAGTTTTtcagtctttccttttctttcatgtcCTTGACATTTTGAAGAATAATAGTCAGTTATTTTATAGAATGTTCCTCAATTGAAGTTTGTCTGATATTCTCCCATTATTAGATTGAAGTTACActtttttggcaagaataccACAGAAATGGGTTGTGCTCAGTGCATCTTATCAAGGGTATCATGTTGATATGTTTTTTGCTGGAAAATATGATcatgatcacttggttaaggccGTAAAGTTACTgcttttctctttgtaattaataaatatcttGTGGAAGGTATATTGGGATTATACAAATAACCTCTTTTTCCTTAAACTTTTGCCCACTAATTTTAAAGAATGTATTCGTAGATCTTGCCTGCAGTAGTATCACTGTATTGTTTCCCTAATGGAGATTTTCTGTTTGGGGGGAATTCTTTTTTAATGCCACTAAGTTTTCCAGAGATTTTTAAGTAAGCATGTAAAATTAGGGGGATGTAGAAagagtgggttttttgttttgtttgttttttaagatttgtCTTTGAAAATAACAATTGTGTCTAATTCTGTATATGCTAATGGTTGAATCAGGAGGGTGATAGTGAAGAGATGAACTCTTgagctttctttttaatattgcCCACTTGAGAATTCCAAATCTAAAACCACTTTCtaaattttcaatttaaattttatttttagagctaACACATGAGTTTCTACAAATATTGGAGAAAACACCTAGTAGGTTGAAGAGGATTCGAAACTGGAGGGTAAGAGAATTGGCAAGGTTTACTAGAGTATCAATTTATCACTTATCTAACAACTGCATAGCTTATCAGTTTGAATTTTTGTGGTTAAGTAGTCTTTTTTCCAGTATTCCTAAATAATCGCAGCCTATCGTAAGCTACATATACTCATAATGTAGTCAGCCACTGTGTCCGATAGACTTTTCTATAAATACTTTCTAAATTTCTTGTTTAATTCTCATAGTGATTACAATGGAAATATTCTCCTCATTtcacaaacaggaaaattaaagcTAGACAAGTTAAATTCCATTCTCAAATTCTGGGATAGGATTTAACCTGTGTCTAATTCTAAAACCAGTGCTTTCAACTATTAATAGCctttttatgtctctaaacaagATATTTATTTACTGGCAACATAAAGTCAACCCCCAGGTGATTTTATTTccatatatttaatatagaatttttatAAGCAAAGAAATTTCTATTAAGTTCCTTTGCTGTCATTGCTtcttctgtgttttatttaaatAGGCTACTCAGGCGGCTAAGAAACCAAAAGTAGATGGACAAGTATCAGAAACGTCACTTCTTGGTTCATCTTTGGTCCAGAATTCCATTTTAGTAGATAGTGTTACTGGTGTGCCTACAAACCCAAGTTTTCAGAAACCATCTACATCAGCATTCCCTGCACCAGTACCTCTAAATTCAGGAAATATTTCTGTTCAAGACAGCCATACATCTGATAATTTGTCAGTGCTAGCAACAGGAATGCCAAGTACCTCATATGGTTTGTCATCACACCAAGAATGGCCTCAACATCAAGAGTCGGCAAGGACAGAACAGTTATATTCCCAGAAACAGGAGACGTCTTTGTCTAGTAGCCAATACAACATCAACTTCCAGCAGGGACCTTCTGTATCACTGCATTCAGGATTACATCACAGACCTGACAAAATTTCTGATCATTCTTCTGTTAAGCAAGATTATACTCATAAAGCAGGGAGCAGTAAACACCATGGGCCAATTTCTGCTACTCCTGGAGTAATTCCTCAGAAAATGTCTTTAGATAAATATAGAGAAAAGCGTAAGCTAGAAACCCTTGATCTGGATGTGAGGGATCATTACATAGCTGCCCAGGTAGAACAGCAGCACAAACATGTACAGTCCCAGGCAGCCAGCAGCAGTTCTGTAACTTCtcccattaaaatgaaaattcccATTACAAATGCTGAAAAACCTGAAAGATACATGGCAGATAAGAAGGAAAAGAGTGGATCACTGAAATTGCGGATTCCAATACCCCCCACTGATAAAAGTGTCAGTAAAGAAGAActgaaaatgaagataaaagtTTCTTCCTCAGAAAGACACAGCTCTTCTGATGAAGGCAGTGGGAAGAGCAAGCACTCAAGCCCACATGTTAGCAGGGACCATAAGGAGAAGCACAAGGAGCATCCCTCAAACCGCCACCACCCCGGCAGTCACAAGCATTCCCACTCGTAcagtggcagcagcagtgggGGCAGTAAACACAGTACTGATGGAATACCACCCACTGTGCTGAGGAGTCCTGTTGGCCTGAGCAGTGATGGCATTTCCTCTAGTTCCAGCTCTTCAAGGAAGAAGCTGCATATCAATGATGCATCTCACAACCATCACTCCAAAATGAGCAAAAGTTCCAAAAGTTCAGGTAGTTCATCTAGTTCTTCCTCCTCTGTTAAGCAGTATATATCCTCTCACAACTCTGTTTTTAACCATCCcttaccccctcctccccctgtcACATACCAGGTGGGCTACGGACATCTCAGCACCCTCGTGAAACTGGACAAGAAGCCAGTGGAGACCAACGGTCCTGATGTCAATCACGAGTACAGTACAAACAGCCAGCATATGGACTACAAAGACACATTCGACATGCTGGACTCGCTGTTAAGTGCCCAAGGAATGAACATGTAATCATTTGTTTAGGtcaatttttcctttccttttttaatttaaaaattgttagaATGGAAAACTTCCTCCTGATCTAGCAGTGGTTAACACCTGCTGTTGTTGCCACTGCTTCAATATTTGTAAGTGCTGCTTTATTCTTCATTCTGAAAAGAAGAGATTATAGTAAACAAGTCTTTATCTCCACATATGATAGTGTTATAAATACTGTAACAGCATGGAAGGTGCAAAACTCAGTATTTCTGCAATTGCAGCTAAGAACATTAGGATGAATGGCTGGCTGCTTCTAGGAATATAAGATGCCTCAAGCATTTGTTATTTATAATTTGAATACTGTAGCTATTTTTTGTTGCTTGGCTTTTGAATGAGtgtaaattgttttcttttgtgtatttataCTTGTATGTATGATTTGCATGTTTCAAAGATAAAGGGATAAAACAGTATACTGACAACTGTTTACAAGAAAGTGGAGAAAAATGTACATACATTTTTGTATGTTTAGATATTACCATAAATACTCAGGATTGGAGCTGCTTGTAAGTATAACAATATACagaataactttattttatcttgtcagaGTCCATCACTAATCTAAAATAAAGGTGGCACTTTTTCATGTTAACCTTAAACTCTAGGCCTTACTGGAAGCCACTGAAGGGGGACACTTCACTACCAGATGGGTATGCAGTGCCACAGATGGTCATTTACACTGTGAGGCACTGATTCTGCTTTCAGAGGTTCTGACCAGATTGGCTGCTGAAATAGCCCCTAATTTTCTGAAGgcttgaagaggaaaaaaataaagtttacataCTCTTGATGTGAAGTGCATTTAAATGTTTGTTGGCTTGTTGCAGTACTATAAACACGGAGCTGTTAATAATGGTTATGTAGATGACTGTGATTTGAAAACTAAATTCACAAAAACTTACATTAGTGAAGAATTAGtaagttttttcttaaataaaggaCTTTAACACTACATATTTTAACAGTAAACAGGAATCGCTTTTCCTTTAGCATTCAGAATAGCACCACGTTCTTAAACATACTGCTCCCCtgaagtgtgtttgtgtgtgatgccatatttctttttcaggtaAATACAGTCTtccttataaaaatgaaattaaacctATTGCTATCTCAgttcttctatattctaataataaataaaacaaaaagatgactGACTGTGCACTGTACCTGTATTTATAGCTTACAGTTGTTATCAGGAagctctgaggaaaaaaaaaaagtcagcctcCAGGTAAACAGCTAGTGGAGGTTTTACATTTGTTTGCACATCTCAGTATATTCCCGTTGAGGTCAAGTTTGCACAGTCTTCTGACTTCTGAACAAACAATAGACTTAAACTTGTTTAAAATTTGTCTTAAATGCCAGTAATATGGCTCTGGTTTATCAGCTAATCTTCAATTCTGTGGTAAATCTTTGAGATGGGTTGGATTCAGCTTCTTTTGAACTGAAAACTGTCTTAATTTTTCCTCTATGtatatgaattatttttgttaCAAAGCCACTGATATGTGCACAATTGTAATTTTACTCAAGTATGTTGCAGTTGTAAATACTAGAGTTTAATCTTGTGCTCTACTTTTATTTAGCAATTACCTGATTTGCCAGtagctttataatttttttaagataattgtTCATTATTTTGTCAATGTTATTTGAATTTAGGATACTAGGAGCCTCTTTCTAGGGACTTTGCCTAGCTAGCATGTCCTAACTTTGTTCTTGTCTTGCATAACTTTAGTAATCTTTGTCATTTCATGTAACTTTATTGCTCTGTATGGCATATTATTGTATCCATAAACATGGTAATTTTGATACAGTTATACTTTTACAGTGGTACATAATCCAAGGACTAGTATAGAATTAAGATGAGTGCAAGatgagggagggaagggtttTGTTCTTGGTGATTTAGATGTGAAACCTCTAAGGAGCTATCATGTGAAACGACATAGAGTTGTCGTGCTACTGTATGATTGGGGGTGATGATACCAGGAATTTTAATAAGATTTTGTAAAGAATATCCAGAAAAGTAGTGAACTTATTTTCAgtatgacatagaaaacaatgtgAATATTTAAGGTCTGTGACTATACCTAAACTTCACTAAGAATTTGCAGAATTGTTTTGAGATGTGAGAATAAAGGTAATTTTGTTGAATCTTTATTGGTGCTAATGATGGACAGTTAAAAAGGTAGCTAGTGTATATTGTTATGGGTCAGTACTTATTAGTACTTCCAAAATTGAATTTTGAAATGCTGTGTATTCACTTTTCACTCTGTAAATGTAATTCTTTACAATGACTTTATTTATTAAAGGGCAGCCAGTTATAATTTTTACAGGATTGTGTGAGCTATTCAAACTCTTTAACCTCTGAACAGGTTATTAGCTTCTAAAACCACAATGGGGATAAATATGGAAATCGTTTTAAGTTTCATTTCCATTAAATGAGAACCCTTATAGTTCATTGCCATGAATTTACTTTAACCATCTCATTTGCATAAAGTAGTTCATCAGCCTGGTCCTGATAGGCTCAACCAAAGAAAAAGACTCCAATGAATGGACATTATTACTGAGTCTTCTTGTAAGTAGCCATAATTAAACCAAAATAGTATCAAATTTAGGTGTGAAATTCCACATGTGCAAGTACTGTTAAGGTGATACATTtttgatgagatttttaaaaatatttgaactaTTAAAAAACATTATCTTTAAACATCCTATAAAAGAGTGATTCATTTTTTAGTTGTGTTTTCCCTAGATCATAGATGTGTTACCTTTACACAGAAGCACATTACATAGAAAGACTGTACTTCTACCTCTTTCAAGTAATTTTCTAATATTGAGCTGTGCCCCTAAATATTTGCCTtagctattttaaaatacagtactttcagaaccaaagcaaaggagtgtttttttttttttcacagacacATTCTCAGAGGCCTGCTTTACCAAAAAAACTGGTGGTGGTATCCTTGCGTGGTAAGACCTTGCAAAGTGTCCTAGTTCCTGTTTCTTGTTTTACCTAaggttcattttgtttgtttgtttttgcagatAATTAAATACTGAAAAGTCTTGTAGTCGCCCCTCAGTTTGTCTTTGAAAACAATTACATGGGCATCTTGACCTTCCTCTGTGTATGCAGCTTCATTCTGGCTAGAGTTCTTAAAGAGTACAAGAAAATTTCTGCCATGATATGTGGTTTCATGCAGAACGTCATGAGGGGTGCTTACATTACTTTGTACCAATGGATTATGAGTATGTAGGATACCTTGCTTTTCTGACCTATCTCTCCTCTTTGAACTAAAGAAATGGCTAGCTGAGGGCTACTTCAGATAaccaaatttaaaatgtttttgttagTTACCAAATGTCTTGCCTTAAAAGCATTTGTAAGCACATTTTTTGGTTATATTTGAGAATTTAAATTACTGGTTTTTATTCCTTAACCAGTCTTAGAAACAAACTGCTGCTTACATATGCATCACTGTTACGTACTCTGAGTACCCTTGGTTGATTAGGTATGTTAGGgttttgcatttactatggagataagtaaagattttttaaaaacatggttaTATCTCTAAAGAAAGACACTTCTACTGTCAAGATATCTCACCATTCCCAAATTTTATCTGAACAAAAAAATAGTTGTTTCTCACCTACTGTGCTTAAATAGCTAGGTGATTTTTAAGATGTCTTTGCTGAGGAAAATTTGAGAGCTTTTGTTATAAAGAATTCTTGATTCAACAGTCTCAGCTTTCTTGGGAGGCAGTAGGATTCACTAACTACATTTATCCAGATGAAAGATCAACAAATCCCACACGTGGGGAAGACTTGGTGACACATGCTAATCTTGTGTGCCCATTTGGTTATAACAGACTGACTTAGTGGGATTTTAGCATTGGAAAAGCAGCTCATTCTGTCCCTGCCCTCCTAGGGTGCCAAGATATGGTACCAATGTGTTAATTTGAGAATTTACAGCTATATTAATAATCTGAAATGTGATTGCTATAAATTGGCACATATGTAAGCCAAATAATCAGTAATTTGTGTTATAAGAGAAGTTTGCCTCTGAAACATCTGTCTTTACCATAGAGATGATCTTGCCAGTGGGTCTGAAGTGCTCTCAAGTTTTTTGATACTATGCATCCATTTTTTTATTCCACAGTGTCAATTTGGGCACAGCCAGCTTTTGTTTCTGTGACTCctctttttctgttaatttacTAGTATGTATTCTGCCTGAAATCTCTTAATTTAAGGTAGCTTGATAAGCAAGACACATTTGAAGGCTGTCTGGCTAGGAGTAGTTTTGATCTCAGAAACATGACTTACTTAACCTGTTTGCTGTGATCCATTAATCTCAAAAGTGAATTCTGAGGGCTAATTTCCTTTATTTCCGAGTTTGGGGAAGAAGCCTCACTTAAAACCTGTTTAGTAGTTGGTTTAACTTCATTTGCCTGTTGTTAAGTAAAGAGTACATTCTTTTTTAAGCTGTTTTCCAGCAGCTTCACTTAGTTTAAAAACTTCACATGTGCTCATTTATTATCAGCAATAATTGGgattttgttttctgaatgtACTCAAAACCCCCAAGGACTATTGAATAGGATGTTTGCTGATAGAAAATCCAAAACAGGAAGATGTGTATATGGCATGATTCAATTAGACATTGAATTTCAGCTGAGTATCTATTATAAGGAATTATTAATAAAGTTTGTTTATTGACAACATAAATCCAAGGCTCTAACATGTCTTGTTAATGTGAATCAAATAACTTTCAGTCCCTGGGAGATGTGGGAAATAAGGTCTTTAATGTAAAAGTTACTTTTTATTTGGATGACTCCATTTTTTGTATGGCCACTGGGATCAGATTGTCCATTTTTCAGTCTCAACACCATCACGTAGTAGCTGATGTCTTTGGGGAAATCGCGTGACTTTGTGCCTGGATTTCCTAATCTATACAATGTCGATAATAGTACCTGTTTGTTCCGTTGTGGGGCTTAAGGCATGGGTGATGGAGGAGGGCTAAATAGGATAGGTGGCATTGAAGAGAATCCTAATAGAAGTACATTTGGGATATTGGAGAGAGTGATGAAGCCCAATCCAGGTACAGTAAACTTGAGTGTGTAGAACATTGCTTGCCTCCTGTTTCCAGAGTTTAAGTTCATTCTGATTCATACTTTGGGATTTTCTTGTGTACGTTGTTGCGTCACCTCCACAAAAAGCACTGAGTAACTGGAATTGTCTGGAAGAGGGATTATCcatgaaaaattttaatcatAAACGGCTTAATATTGCTTCTCTCTCCTACCCCTTCTTCCCTCCGTCACCAATTTTCTTGCAACTCCCACTTGAAAGGAAATGGAAGCCTTGCAATGGCTTTCATAAACTAGAACTAGGATAGAAGAGCTACTTCCTCCAATATGCATTTTAAGCCTAAATGTAAAGTAAATGCTTTGAAATCACCATAAAAGATTTGTCTTCATTTTGTGTTAACACCAGTAAgggcgtttttttttttaaagcacgtAATACACTTGAGTTTTACTTAGGACCATTACCAAGTCGATTTCCATTTAACCAAAGTTAGTGATTCCATTTAGTAATTCATCCTACTCCATtgtttcttccctctttttcttccctgctGTTATAATATACTGGaaaaaattgtacatttttgttttaactcTAGTATGACCTGCCTGTTCCCTCCTAACACACCTCCCAAAGCAATAGAGGCTTCACCAAATGAGGGTTTTTCATCATATTGCCATAAAATTAACAGGCTTATTGAGACCTTACAAATGTCCAGGCATACACCCAAGATCAGTTTTCTTTAGTCTGTCAAGTCATAATGCGTAGGAGCAATTGCTTTAGAGGCGACTTCAGACATGGTTTTTCACAAGGATGAAAAGGCATGGCAGCAGGAAAAGTACTGCAGCTTTTCCTCGGAACTGCTTGctctttcagcttttcacataGCCATACACAAACACCCTTGTTAACTTTGTTCATCATCATTGAAGACACAGACTGCTTACCCCTAGTGCTTTAGAGTTGAATCACCTGGAAAGCTTTTTCAAAATGCAAGTTGCTGTATTGCATAGCTGCTCTAAACTGAATACTTGTCAGTGCAAGTCTGAGGAATAAAGATGGCCTCATAGGTGATGGAGGCTTTTGATGCTCATTGAGCAGATTTAGTGTGTTTTTATCTTGGAGCTACTCATTCCACCACTGCCCGGGACTGCTGTTGTAGTCAAGCAGGAGAGTGGGTGGAGCAAGTGAATGGAATGCTGTACACTCCCCAGCCCTATACTGTAGAGCTCTGTCGCTCGCTTGCTCTTTCCCACTGTGGCAGCTCCCCTAATTCAGCCTCTGAGAAATGGCCACAGTGTAAAGGCTAAATAAAGTAGGTTAACGTTAGAGAGATGCCATTGAGTTGGAACTTCTTGTAGGATTTTACTTGGGAAGTTAAATTTCCTTTGGTTGACTGTGAGGCCCTTTCAGTATGTATTGAAGTGCACTTCTGAATGTGATTGAAAACGGGGGCAGTGTTCATGGTGAGAAGGGAGGTAGTCATAGAAGGGAAGGCAATGTTGCTactaagtgaaaaatgaaaagattttaacACCATTAAAGTAATCAAAATCACTAACTGGACCAGTGAATTTATCAGCATCTCTGGAGTTTTGTTTGCTCTGAGTAAACCTTAATGTTGTAACCAATTACATTTATAAACTACAAATCAGAGAGGCAGCAGGGAAAGGGCGCTGAAATCAGACATCTGGGTGGCAATCCTAACTCCCCCCTACCAGTTGGAGTGACCTTAAGAAAGTTACTTAGCTCTGAGCCCTATTGTTCATTAAGTGAAACTACTACCAACCCAAGTAACAGCCAGAATTGGATTAAATGATGTACCTTTATTAGCTGAGTGAATGCTATCCCTCAGTCTCCTTTCAGGACCTATACCTCCTAAAGGAAGATACAAAAGGAGCAAACACGTGGCCACTGATAGGAACATAATTCCAATCTTCGTGTCTTAAAACAGTGAAAGACAAAACAACAGAAAGCTTTTAGAACCAACACTTGCCTATTAAAAATGTACAACTTTTGAAGGTTCTGCTAAATATTCCAAGATAaagttcagtattctatatcaataaaAGAGGGGTAGGTTTGTTAACACCAACTTCATGT containing:
- the CCNT2 gene encoding cyclin-T2 isoform X2; protein product: MASGRGASSRWFFTREQLENTPSRRCGVEADKELSYRQQAANLIQEMGQRLNVSQLTINTAIVYMHRFYMHHSFTKFNRQIISPTALFLAAKVEEQARKLEHVIKVAHACLHPLEPLLDTKCDAYLQQTQELVLLETIMLQTLGFEITIEHPHTDVVKCTQLVRASKDLAQTSYFMATNSLHLTTFCLQYKPTVIACVCIHLACKWSNWEIPVSTDGKHWWEYVDPTVTLELLDELTHEFLQILEKTPSRLKRIRNWRATQAAKKPKVDGQVSETSLLGSSLVQNSILVDSVTGVPTNPSFQKPSTSAFPAPVPLNSGNISVQDSHTSDNLSVLATGMPSTSYGLSSHQEWPQHQESARTEQLYSQKQETSLSSSQYNINFQQGPSVSLHSGLHHRPDKISDHSSVKQDYTHKAGSSKHHGPISATPGVIPQKMSLDKYREKRKLETLDLDVRDHYIAAQVEQQHKHVQSQAASSSSVTSPIKMKIPITNAEKPERYMADKKEKSGSLKLRIPIPPTDKSVSKEELKMKIKVSSSERHSSSDEGSGKSKHSSPHVSRDHKEKHKEHPSNRHHPGSHKHSHSYSGSSSGGSKHSTDGIPPTVLRSPVGLSSDGISSSSSSSRKKLHINDASHNHHSKMSKSSKSSGGLRTSQHPRETGQEASGDQRS
- the CCNT2 gene encoding cyclin-T2 isoform X3, with translation MLLKIFSSIENDGALVIFVSTSKDLAQTSYFMATNSLHLTTFCLQYKPTVIACVCIHLACKWSNWEIPVSTDGKHWWEYVDPTVTLELLDELTHEFLQILEKTPSRLKRIRNWRATQAAKKPKVDGQVSETSLLGSSLVQNSILVDSVTGVPTNPSFQKPSTSAFPAPVPLNSGNISVQDSHTSDNLSVLATGMPSTSYGLSSHQEWPQHQESARTEQLYSQKQETSLSSSQYNINFQQGPSVSLHSGLHHRPDKISDHSSVKQDYTHKAGSSKHHGPISATPGVIPQKMSLDKYREKRKLETLDLDVRDHYIAAQVEQQHKHVQSQAASSSSVTSPIKMKIPITNAEKPERYMADKKEKSGSLKLRIPIPPTDKSVSKEELKMKIKVSSSERHSSSDEGSGKSKHSSPHVSRDHKEKHKEHPSNRHHPGSHKHSHSYSGSSSGGSKHSTDGIPPTVLRSPVGLSSDGISSSSSSSRKKLHINDASHNHHSKMSKSSKSSGSSSSSSSSVKQYISSHNSVFNHPLPPPPPVTYQVGYGHLSTLVKLDKKPVETNGPDVNHEYSTNSQHMDYKDTFDMLDSLLSAQGMNM
- the CCNT2 gene encoding cyclin-T2 isoform X1; amino-acid sequence: MASGRGASSRWFFTREQLENTPSRRCGVEADKELSYRQQAANLIQEMGQRLNVSQLTINTAIVYMHRFYMHHSFTKFNRQIISPTALFLAAKVEEQARKLEHVIKVAHACLHPLEPLLDTKCDAYLQQTQELVLLETIMLQTLGFEITIEHPHTDVVKCTQLVRASKDLAQTSYFMATNSLHLTTFCLQYKPTVIACVCIHLACKWSNWEIPVSTDGKHWWEYVDPTVTLELLDELTHEFLQILEKTPSRLKRIRNWRATQAAKKPKVDGQVSETSLLGSSLVQNSILVDSVTGVPTNPSFQKPSTSAFPAPVPLNSGNISVQDSHTSDNLSVLATGMPSTSYGLSSHQEWPQHQESARTEQLYSQKQETSLSSSQYNINFQQGPSVSLHSGLHHRPDKISDHSSVKQDYTHKAGSSKHHGPISATPGVIPQKMSLDKYREKRKLETLDLDVRDHYIAAQVEQQHKHVQSQAASSSSVTSPIKMKIPITNAEKPERYMADKKEKSGSLKLRIPIPPTDKSVSKEELKMKIKVSSSERHSSSDEGSGKSKHSSPHVSRDHKEKHKEHPSNRHHPGSHKHSHSYSGSSSGGSKHSTDGIPPTVLRSPVGLSSDGISSSSSSSRKKLHINDASHNHHSKMSKSSKSSGSSSSSSSSVKQYISSHNSVFNHPLPPPPPVTYQVGYGHLSTLVKLDKKPVETNGPDVNHEYSTNSQHMDYKDTFDMLDSLLSAQGMNM